In bacterium, one genomic interval encodes:
- the rny gene encoding ribonuclease Y — translation MLIVLWITISLVCLGLGFFFGYLLHKKMGEARIGDAQKLAEKMINEAQREAATYKKEAQVSAKEEWYKLKNNFEKETQGKRHELKEAENRILEKEKQNDRKVDIISRKEKEVEIRERDLVAKERVIRAKDERLTTMIDEQNAKLEQIAGLTQEEAKKQLMQNLETQARHEAAQLIKTIRDEARDNAEKEAKQIIGLAIQRYSGEHTAETTVSVVPLASDEMKGRIIGREGRNIRAFEAATGVEVLIDDTPEAIVISGFDPVRREIARIGMEKLISDGRIQPARIEEVIEKAKLEVDRSIREAGEGLALEVGVAGLHPELMVLLGRLKYRTSYGQNVLQHSKEVAFLASVMAGELELDQSIAKRCGLLHDIGKSVDHNIEGTHTQIGMDLAKRYGESALVINAIGAHHEDIEATSLYSVLIAAADAISGARPGARRESLEAYVKRLEKLEEVAYSFKGISKAYAIQAGREVRIMVIPEDVNDNRVTEMAGEIAHKIEQSLQYPGQIKVTVIRETRGVGYAK, via the coding sequence ATGCTGATAGTACTGTGGATAACAATATCGCTGGTATGCCTGGGGCTGGGCTTCTTCTTTGGATACCTGCTGCACAAGAAAATGGGGGAAGCCAGGATCGGCGACGCCCAGAAGCTGGCCGAGAAGATGATCAACGAGGCCCAGCGGGAGGCGGCCACCTACAAGAAGGAGGCCCAGGTTTCGGCCAAGGAAGAATGGTACAAGCTCAAGAACAACTTTGAAAAAGAGACCCAGGGCAAGCGCCACGAGCTGAAGGAAGCCGAGAACCGGATACTGGAAAAGGAAAAGCAGAACGACCGCAAGGTGGACATCATCAGCCGCAAGGAAAAGGAAGTGGAGATCCGGGAGCGGGACCTGGTGGCCAAGGAACGGGTGATCCGGGCCAAGGACGAGCGGCTGACCACCATGATCGACGAGCAGAACGCCAAGCTGGAGCAGATAGCCGGCCTGACCCAGGAGGAGGCCAAGAAGCAGCTGATGCAGAACCTGGAGACCCAGGCCCGGCACGAGGCGGCCCAGCTGATAAAGACCATCCGGGACGAGGCCCGGGACAACGCCGAGAAGGAGGCCAAGCAGATCATAGGGCTGGCCATCCAGCGCTACTCCGGCGAGCACACCGCCGAGACCACGGTGTCCGTGGTGCCCCTGGCCTCGGACGAGATGAAGGGCCGGATCATCGGACGGGAAGGCCGCAACATCAGGGCCTTTGAGGCCGCCACCGGGGTGGAAGTGCTGATAGACGACACGCCGGAGGCCATCGTGATCTCGGGCTTTGACCCGGTGCGCCGGGAAATAGCCAGGATCGGCATGGAGAAACTGATCTCCGACGGCCGGATCCAGCCGGCCCGGATCGAGGAAGTGATCGAGAAGGCCAAGCTGGAAGTGGACCGCAGCATTCGGGAGGCCGGCGAGGGCCTGGCTTTGGAGGTCGGCGTGGCCGGCCTGCACCCCGAGCTGATGGTGCTTTTGGGGCGCCTGAAATACCGTACCAGCTACGGCCAGAACGTATTGCAGCATTCCAAGGAAGTGGCCTTTTTGGCCAGCGTGATGGCCGGGGAGCTGGAACTGGACCAGTCCATAGCCAAGCGCTGCGGGCTGCTGCATGACATCGGCAAATCGGTGGACCACAACATCGAGGGTACCCACACCCAGATCGGGATGGACCTGGCCAAGCGCTACGGCGAATCGGCCCTGGTCATCAACGCCATCGGAGCCCACCACGAGGACATCGAGGCCACCTCGCTGTACTCGGTGCTGATCGCGGCGGCCGACGCCATATCTGGCGCCAGGCCCGGGGCCAGAAGGGAATCGCTGGAGGCCTACGTCAAGCGGCTGGAGAAGCTGGAGGAAGTGGCCTATTCCTTCAAGGGCATCAGCAAGGCCTACGCCATCCAGGCCGGCCGCGAGGTGCGGATCATGGTGATCCCCGAGGACGTCAACGACAACCGGGTGACCGAGATGGCCGGGGAGATCGCCCACAAGATAGAGCAGTCGCTGCAGTACCCGGGGCAGATCAAGGTCACCGTCATCCGCGAGACCCGCGGAGTTGGTTACGCAAAATAG
- a CDS encoding TIGR00282 family metallophosphoesterase: MKILFIGDIIGSPGRSAVRHILPEIVKEHGVDFVIANGENAAAGFGLTVTVAKELFALGIDVLTTGNHLWDKKEIIPFLSSEKRILRPANYPEESVGFPYGVYKAENGAKVGVLNLLGRVFLSTTDCPFKAADKALKEIKKETDIILVDIHAEATSEKIAMGWYLDGRVSAVIGTHTHVMTADERILPLGTAYITDAGMCGGFEGVIGMEKEGIIKRFLDQMPAKFAPAEGDVRFSGVVVEIDDKTGRARSILRIYES, translated from the coding sequence ATGAAAATACTGTTCATCGGCGACATCATCGGGAGCCCGGGGCGGAGCGCGGTCAGGCACATCCTGCCGGAGATCGTCAAGGAGCACGGGGTGGACTTCGTGATCGCCAACGGCGAGAACGCGGCGGCCGGCTTCGGGCTGACCGTGACCGTGGCCAAGGAGCTTTTTGCCCTGGGGATAGACGTGCTGACCACCGGCAACCACCTGTGGGACAAGAAGGAGATCATTCCCTTTCTCTCCAGCGAAAAGCGCATCCTGCGGCCGGCCAACTATCCCGAAGAGTCGGTGGGTTTTCCTTACGGAGTTTACAAGGCGGAGAACGGCGCAAAAGTCGGCGTGCTCAATCTCCTGGGCCGGGTGTTCCTGTCCACCACCGACTGCCCCTTTAAGGCGGCGGACAAGGCGCTGAAGGAGATCAAAAAAGAGACCGACATCATTTTGGTGGACATCCACGCCGAGGCCACTTCCGAGAAGATCGCCATGGGCTGGTACCTGGACGGCCGGGTGTCCGCGGTCATCGGCACCCACACCCACGTGATGACGGCCGACGAGCGGATTTTACCGCTGGGCACGGCCTACATCACCGACGCCGGGATGTGCGGGGGCTTTGAAGGCGTGATAGGGATGGAGAAGGAAGGGATCATAAAGCGCTTTCTGGACCAGATGCCGGCCAAGTTCGCCCCGGCCGAGGGAGACGTGAGGTTCAGCGGGGTGGTGGTGGAGATTGATGATAAAACGGGACGTGCACGAAGTATTCTCAGAATTTATGAGTCTTAA